The following proteins come from a genomic window of Puntigrus tetrazona isolate hp1 chromosome 15, ASM1883169v1, whole genome shotgun sequence:
- the arrb1 gene encoding beta-arrestin-1: protein MGDKGTRVFKKASPNGKLTVYLGKRDFVDHVDLVEPVDGVVLIDPEYLKERKVFVTLTCAFRYGREDLDVLGLTFRKDLFVANIQAFPPVPEEKKSLTRLQERLIKKLGEHAYPFTFEIPPNLPCSVTLQPGPEDTGKACGVDFEVKAFCAENVEEKIHKRNSVRLVIRKVQYAPEKPGPQPMAETTRQFLMSDKPLHLEASLDKEIYYHGEPISVNVHVTNNTNKTVKKIKISVRQYADICLFNTAQYKCPVATEESDDIVAPSATFCKVYTLTPFLANNREKRGLALDGKLKHEDTNLASSTLLREGANKEILGIIVSYKVKVKLVVSRGGLLGDLASSDVAVELPFTLMHPKPLEESIYRDAPENDAPIDTNLIEFDTNDDDIIFEDFARQRLIGAKDDKDEDEEGADSPKLNDR, encoded by the exons TTAACCGTGTACCTTGGTAAGAGGGATTTCGTTGACCATGTGGATCTTGTGGAGCCTGTCG ATGGCGTGGTTTTAATTGATCCGGAGTacttaaaagagagaaaag TTTTTGTGACCTTGACGTGTGCTTTCCGCTATGGACGGGAGGACTTGGATGTTCTCGGCTTGACGTTTCGCAAAGACCTCTTTGTGGCCAACATCCAGGCCTTTCCTCCTGTGCCTGAAGAGAAAAAGAGCTTGACACGTCTACAAGAGCGACTGATAAAGAAACTTGGAGAACATGCCTACCCCTTCACCTTTGAG ATTCCTCCGAACCTCCCCTGTTCTGTCACGTTACAACCAGGGCCAGAGGATACAGGAAAG GCCTGCGGGGTGGACTTTGAAGTGAAAGCTTTCTGTGCAGAAAACGTTGAAGAAAAAATCCACAAAAG GAATTCAGTGCGTCTTGTCATCAGAAAAGTGCAGTATGCTCCAGAGAAGCCGGGACCGCAGCCAATGGCTGAAACCACAAGGCAGTTTCTCATGTCAGATAAACCTTTACACCTGGAGGCCTCACTTGACAAAGAG ATTTATTATCACGGTGAACCAATCAGCGTCAACGTCCATGttacaaacaacacaaacaagacagtaaaaaaaattaagatatcaG TGCGTCAGTATGCTGATATCTGCCTCTTCAACACCGCCCAGTACAAGTGTCCAGTAGCGACAGAGGAATCAGA TGATATTGTGGCCCCCAGTGCTACGTTTTGTAAAGTATACACTCTCACACCTTTCCTGGCGAATAACCGAGAGAAACGAGGCTTGGCTCTGGATGGCAAACTCAAACACGAAGACACAAATTTAGCCTCAAGTACATT GTTAAGGGAGGGAGCCAATAAGGAAATCCTGGGCATCATTGTCTCTTATAAGGTGAAAGTGAAGCTGGTGGTGTCTCGTGGAGG gttGCTTGGAGATCTCGCCTCAAG TGATGTTGCCGTTGAGCTCCCCTTTACATTAATGCATCCCAAACCATTGGAGGAATCGATCTACAGAGATG CTCCAGAAAATGATGCCCCCATCGACACAAACCTCATTGAATTTGACACAAA TGACGATGACATCATCTTCGAGGACTTTGCTCGACAACGACTGATCGGGGCGAAAGATGACAAAGACGAAGATGAAGAGGGTGCCGATTCGCCCAAACTGAATGACAGATAG
- the LOC122359422 gene encoding olfactory receptor 52K1-like produces MTNLTAPNISFIDFKLNGFYSLGEWRPFLFIPFFLIFLLAITANFILIFLTIFQKSLHSPMYVLIALMAVVDLMLPIFFVPNMLLSFLFNWSGISLTGCLIQMFFINFVGSFQSTLILWMAADRYFAIFRPLYYNKYMEIPNFVKFVVVPVIRNGLLNISMVSLAGKLQFCVTNIIEHCFCEHMALVQLACGDITINNIVGLLTVFLIPTADFIIVTISYVVIFSSLFKSGKAHMKAINTCITHIIVMASNLIFALIAFMSYRIRNNFSTNSRVFVSTMYILFPSCFNPIVYGVRTKEIRQKFLQFISEGKIHSL; encoded by the coding sequence ATGACGAATCTTACTGCTccaaatatttcattcatagACTTCAAACTGAATGGTTTCTACAGTCTAGGAGAATGGAGGCCTTTTTTATTCATccctttttttctgatttttttattggctATTACAGCAAATTTCATTCtgatatttttaactatatttcaAAAGTCTCTGCATTCTCCTATGTATGTATTAATAGCTTTGATGGCAGTTGTTGACTTAATGTTGCCTATATTTTTTGTGCCTAACATGCTTctaagctttttatttaattggagTGGCATATCACTTACTGGTTGTTTGatacaaatgtttttcataaattttGTTGGCTCATTTCAGTCTACATTGATTTTGTGGATGGCAGCGGACCGTTACTTTGCAATATTCAGACCTCTATATTATAACAAATACATGGAAATCCCTAACTTTGTAAAGTTTGTCGTTGTGCCAGTCATCAGAAATGGACTCCTGAATATCAGCATGGTCTCTCTGGCTGGAAAACTACAATTTTGCGTAACAAATATTATTGAGCATTGTTTTTGTGAGCACATGGCATTGGTTCAGTTAGCTTGTGGAgatataactataaataacattgtaggacttttgactgtttttttaataccaaCTGCAGATTTTATTATTGTgaccatttcttatgttgtgattttttcctctttgtttaaATCTGGTAAAGCCCACATGAAGGCCATAAACACCTGCATTACTCACATCATAGTTATGGCAAGTAATTTGATTTTTGCCCTGATTGCATTCATGTCATACagaataagaaataatttttctaCTAATAGTCGTGTGTTTGTGAGCACAATGTACATACTTTTTCCAAGTTGTTTTAACCCGATTGTTTATGGAGTgagaacaaaagaaataagACAAAAGTTTCTTCAGTTTATAAGCGAaggaaaaatacattcattgtaA
- the LOC122359246 gene encoding olfactory receptor 52K1-like → MKNLTAQDISFTDFKLNGFYNLGEWRPFLFIPFFLMFLLSLTANSVLIYLIICQKSLHSPMYVLIALMAVVDLILPIFFVPNMLLSFLFNWSGISIVGCLMQMFCIHYVGAFQSTLLLWMALDRYFAICRPLYYHKCMEIPNFLKFVAVPLIRNGLLNISMVSLAGKLTFCVTNVIDHCFCEHMALVQLACGDITINNMVGLLTAFLIPTLDFILITSSYVVIFASVYKSGKAHMKAINTCITHIIIMTSSLIFALIAFMSYRIRNNFSNNSRVFVSTMYILFPSCFNPIVYGVRTKEIRQRFLQLISEIKVFPL, encoded by the coding sequence ATGAAGAATCTTACTGCTCAAGATATTTCATTCACAGACTTCAAATTGAATGGTTTCTACAACCTTGGAGAATGGAggccttttttatttatccctttctttctgatgtttttattgtctCTTACAGCAAATTCTGttcttatatatttaatcatatgtCAAAAGTCTCTGCATTCTCCTATGTATGTATTAATAGCCTTGATGGCTGTTGTAGACTTAATCTTGCCTATATTTTTTGTACCTAACATGCTTctaagctttttatttaattggagTGGAATATCTATAGTTGGCTGTTTGatgcaaatgttttgcattcatTATGTTGGGGCGTTTCAGTCTACTTTGCTTTTGTGGATGGCACTGGATCGTTACTTTGCCATATGCAGACCTCTTTACTATCATAAATGCATGGAAATACCAAACTTCCTAAAGTTTGTTGCTGTCCCATTAATCAGAAATGGACTCCTGAATATCAGCATGGTCTCTCTGGCTGGAAAACTAACATTCTGTGTAACAAATGTCATTGATCACTGTTTTTGTGAGCACATGGCATTGGTTCAGTTAGCATGTGGAGatataactattaataacaTGGTAGGACTTTTGACTGCTTTCCTTATACCAACTTTAGATTTTATTCTCATTACTTCGTCCTATGTTGTGATTTTTGCCTCTGTGTATAAATCTGGTAAAGCCCACATGAAGGCCATAAACACTTGCATTACTCACATCATAATTATGACAAGTAGTTTGATTTTTGCCCTGATTGCATTCATGTCATACagaataagaaataatttttctaataataGTCGTGTGTTTGTGAGTACAATGTACATACTTTTTCCAAGTTGTTTTAACCCAATTGTTTATGGAGTGAGAACAAAGGAAATAAGACAAAGATTTCTTCAGTTAATTAGTGAAATAAAGGTCTTTCCTCTGTAA
- the LOC122359264 gene encoding olfactory receptor 52N2-like: MENISAQNSSFTDFKLNGFYSLGEWRPFLFIPFFLMFLLSLTANSILICLIISQKSLHSPMYVLIGLMAVVDLLLPIFFVPNMLFSFLFNWGGISLVGCSIQTLDRYFAICRPLYYHKYMEIPNFVKYVVVPVFRNGLLIVTMVSLAGKLSFCATNVIDHCFCEHMALVQLACGDITINNVLGLSTAFLIPTTDCILIAVSYVVIFASVFKSGKAQMKAVNTCIALIAFMSYRIRNNFSNNSRMFVSTMYLLFPSCFNPIVYGVIRQKFLQFISDV, encoded by the exons ATGGAGAACATTTCTGCGCAAAATAGTTCATTCACAGACTTCAAATTAAATGGTTTCTACAGCCTAGGAGAATGGCggccttttttatttatccctttctttctaatgtttttactgtctcTTACAGCAAATTCTATTCTTATATGCTTAATTATATCTCAAAAATCTCTGCATTCTCCAATGTACGTGCTAATAGGGTTGATGGCTGTTGTAGACCTGCTCTTGCCTATATTTTTTGTACCTAACAtgctttttagctttttattcaaCTGGGGTGGGATATCCCTAGTTGGTTGTTCGATACAAACACTGGATCGTTACTTTGCCATATGCAGACCTC TTTACTATCATAAGTACATGGAAATCCCTAACTTTGTAAAGTATGTTGTTGTGCCAGTATTCAGAAATGGACTCCTCATTGTCACCATGGTCTCTCTGGCTGGAAAACTGTCATTTTGTGCAACAAATGTCATTGATCACTGTTTTTGTGAACACATGGCATTGGTTCAGTTAGCATGTGGAgatataactattaataatgttttaggaCTTTCAACTGCTTTCCTTATACCAACTACTGATTGTATTCTTATTGCTGTTTCATATGTTGTGATTTTTGCCTCAGTGTTTAAATCTGGTAAGGCCCAAATGAAGGCCGTAAACACCTGCATTGCCCTGATTGCATTCATGTCATACagaataagaaataatttttctaataataGTCGCATGTTTGTGAGCACAATGTACTTGCTTTTTCCAAGTTGTTTTAACCCAATTGTTTATGGAGTCATAAGGCAAAAGTTTCTTCAGTTTATAAGTGATGTATAG